One Calonectris borealis chromosome 15, bCalBor7.hap1.2, whole genome shotgun sequence DNA segment encodes these proteins:
- the LOC142088952 gene encoding protocadherin gamma-A10-like: MCAAGRRWGRRERALLWCVLVAAWEAAWGQLRYSLPEEMPKGSFVGDVAKDLGLELPALRDSGVRVVSEGRTQYFALHGKTGHLVTAERIDREQLCRLVEQCVLRCEVIVEGEMQVYGIEVEITDINDNAPSFREAETELRMSETTAPGTRFPLRDAQDPDVGRNSVQSYALSGDEHFSLAVQAGPGGDQRPELVLAKALDREEAVFHELVLRASDGGEPARTGTARIRVAVLDANDNAPVFSQEEYRVRVPEDVPVGSALVTLTATDADEGLNGDVKYSFHKLSERASEIFYLHSETGEISVKDDLDFEEISSHELEVQARDGGELFDTAKVAISVTDVNDNAPEISVRSALSAISEDAPSGTVVALLHVQDRDSGANGEVRCSLDGGVPFRLEKSFEDYYRVVTARELDREEVAEYNVTVRAADGGSPALWSSAVLALRVLDVNDNAPVFAEARYSARLAENNAAGALVLTVRATDADWGQNARVRYRLSEGRVRGAPLSSYVSVQAETGALYALRSFDYEEVREVGLWVRAEDGGAPARSSNVSVRLVIVDENDNAPQVLYPPAAAAAAAAAGAGWAGVELAPRSAEPGALVAKVVAVDADAGQNAWLSYELAKATEPGLFRVGLHSGEVRTARSPLARDAARQSLVVVVKDHGRPALSATATLTVVLAESVAELLWELGSAAAAPGEPAGSLTRWLVVAVAAVSCLFLAFLLLLLALRLRRWRRSQLLPAGSGALRGVPASHFVGIDGVRAFLHSYSHEVSLTADSRKSQLRLSGGSCCDTLPARPPPDEPAPLLGEDPAAAPVRRGTASRTETLFVGAYCSHLIMVHVIEKGLGNWPFDDMHLQIMRVKHHANCEGLEMRVMRAVREGLLKDT; encoded by the exons ATgtgcgcggcggggaggcgctggggccggcgggagcgAGCCCTGCTGTGGTGCGTCCTGGTGGCGGCGTGGGAGGCGGCGTGGGGGCAGCTGCGCTACTCGCTTCCCGAGGAGATGCCGAAGGGCTCGTTCGTGGGCGACGTGGCCAAGgacctggggctggagctgccggcgCTCCGCGACAGCGGCGTCCGCGTTGTCTCCGAAGGTAGGACGCAGTATTTCGCTCTGCACGGGAAGACGGGACATTTAGTGACGGCGGAGAGGATAGACAGAGAGCAGCTGTGCCGGCTGGTGGAGCAATGCGTGCTGCGCTGTGAGGTGATAGTGGAGGGGGAAATGCAGGTTTACGGAATCGAAGTGGAGATCACGGACATTAACGACAACGCGCCGAGCTTCCGAGAGGCAGAAACGGAGCTGAGAATGAGCGAGACGACAGCCCCGGGGACGCGGTTTCCCCTGCGGGATGCGCAGGACCCGGACGTTGGCCGGAATTCTGTGCAGAGCTACGCGCTGAGCGGCGACGAGCACTTCTCGCTGGCCGTGCAGGCGGGCCCCGGCGGGGATCAGCGTCCCGAGCTGGTGCTGGCGAaggcgctggaccgggaggaggcgGTGTTTCACGAGCTGGTGCTGAGGGCGAGCGACGGCGGAGAGCCGGCGCGGACGGGCACGGCGCGAATCCGCGTGGCGGTGCTGGACGCGAACGATAACGCGCCCGTGTTCAGCCAGGAGGAGTACAGGGTGCGCGTGCCGGAGGACGTGCCCGTGGGCTCCGCCCTCGTCACCCTCACGGCCACCGACGCCGACGAGGGGCTGAACGGGGACGTCAAATACAGTTTCCATAAACTTTCAGAACGTGCATCCGAAATTTTTTACCTACACTCCGAGACAGGGGAAATATCCGTTAAAGACGATTTGGACTTTGAGGAAATCTCCTCACATGAACTGGAGGTGCAGGCACGGGACGGAGGAGAGCTTTTCGACACGGCGAAAGTCGCGATCTCGGTGAcagacgtgaacgacaacgcgcccgagATTTCGGTGCGGTCGGCGCTGAGCGCGATCTCTGAGGACGCGCCGTCGGGGACAGTGGTGGCCCTGCTGCACGTGCAGGACCGGGACTCGGGGGCGAACGGCGAGGTGCGGTGCTCGCTGGACGGGGGCGTCCCATTCCGGCTGGAGAAGTCCTTCGAGGACTACTACCGCGTGGTGACGGCGAGGgagctggaccgggaggaggtGGCGGAGTACAACGTGACGGTGCGGGCGGCGGACGGCGGGTCGCCGGCGCTGTGGAGCAGCGCGGTGCTGGCGCTGCGCgtgctggacgtgaacgacaacgcgccggtgtTCGCGGAGGCGCGCTACAGCGCCCGGCTGGCCgagaacaacgcggcgggcgcgcTGGTGCTGACGGTGCGGGCGACGGACGCGGACTGGGGGCAGAACGCGCGCGTGCGGTACCGGCTGTCGGAGGGGCGGGTGCGGGGCGCGCCGCTCTCGTCCTACGTGTCGGTGCAGGCGGAGACGGGCGCGCTGTACGCGCTGCGCTCCTTCGACTACGAGGAGGTGCGCgaggtggggctgtgggtgcgggCGGAGGACGGCGGCGCGCCGGCGCGGAGCAGCAACGTGTCGGTGCGGCTCGTGATCGTggacgagaacgacaacgcgccgcagGTGCTgtacccgccggcggcggcggcggcggcggcggcggcgggcgcgggctggGCGGGCGTGGAGCTGGCGCCGCGCTCGGCGGAGCCCGGGGCGctggtggccaaggtggtggcggtggacgcGGACGCGGGGCAGAACGCGTGGCTGTCGTACGAGCTGGCCAAGGCGACGGAGCCGGGgctgttccgcgtggggctgcacagcggcGAGGTGCGCACGGCGCGCTCCCCGCTGGCCCGCGACGCGGCGCGGCAGagcctggtggtggtggtgaaggaccACGGGCGGCCGGCGCtgtcggccacggccacgctgacGGTGGTGCTGGCCGAGAGCGTGGCcgagctgctgtgggagctgggcagcgcggcggcggcgccgggcgagcCGGCCGGCAGCCTGACGcggtggctggtggtggccgtggCGGCCGTGTCGTGCCTCTTCCtcgccttcctgctgctgctgctggcgctgcgcCTGCGGCGCTGGCGCCGCTCGCAGCtgctgccggcgggcagcggcgccctGCGCGGCGTGCCGGCCTCGCACTTCGTGGGCATCGACGGCGTCCGCGCCTTCCTGCACTCCTACTCGCACGAGGTGTCGCTCACCGCCGACTCGCGCAAGAGCCAGCTCCGCTTGTCGGGCGGCAGCTGCTGCGACAccctcccggcccggccgccaCCCGACGAGCCCGCGCCGCTGCTCGGGGAGGACCCTGCCGCTGCCCCG GTAAGGCGAGGCACAGCTTCGCGTACAGAGACGCTGTTTGTTGGTGCTTATTGCTCAC ACTTGATAATGGTGCATGTTATAGAGAAAGGTCTGGGCAACTGGCCCTTTGATGACATGCACTTGCAAATTATGAGGGTCAAACACCATGCAAATTGTGAAGGGCTGGAGATGCGAGTCATGAGAGCTGTGCGTGAGGGGCTGTTGAAGGACACATGA